A single window of Nasonia vitripennis strain AsymCx chromosome 4, Nvit_psr_1.1, whole genome shotgun sequence DNA harbors:
- the LOC100116498 gene encoding uncharacterized oxidoreductase YbbO, which yields MSMCQGRSWHLVVGLTGAVALGGIYRRIWSRSSRLGPRHLIVLTGCDSGLGYSLACHCLCQGAKVVAGVLQEKSEAADSLVKSGATVLPLDLTDDSSVERFGREVEKISKTEDREFRALVNNAGVMIFGEFEWQLADQVRSQLEVNVLGTMSLTKRLLPWIREGKSRIINVTSHCALAPLPGLAAYGASKAALQAWSSSLRLELRKYGVQVVMLIPGSFAKESNLLANQEKHFDDMRAGMSEEARTFYGDYFERYARYLESLSGPKKVSKLENPKVYEVFEAALLDDRPAAVYKCEPWRYTLYHTLFRIAPTRLRDWLVERFMQMPAWNRS from the exons ATGAGCATGTGCCAAGGGCGGAGCTGGCATCTCGTCGTTGGCCTGACCGGTGCCGTTGCTTTGG GCGGTATCTACAGGCGAATATGGTCCCGTTCGAGTCGTCTGGGTCCCAGGCACTTGATCGTCCTGACAGGCTGCGATTCGGGCCTGGGCTACAGTCTGGCCTGCCACTGTCTCTGCCAAGGCGCCAAAGTCGTCGCGGGCGTGCTCCAGGAGAAAAGCGAAGCCGCCGACAGTCTTGTAAAATCCGGCGCCACGGTTCTGCCCCTCGATCTGACCGACGATTCGAGCGTCGAGCGCTTCGGCAGGGAAGTTGAAAAGATTTCAAAGACAGAGGATCGAG aattCCGAGCATTGGTGAACAACGCGGGCGTCATGATATTCGGCGAGTTCGAGTGGCAGCTTGCCGATCAGGTTCGCTCCCAGCTGGAAGTCAACGTCCTAGGAACGATGTCGCTAACGAAGCGTCTACTGCCCTGGATCCGAGAGGGCAAATCGAGAATCATCAACGTGACGAGCCACTGCGCTCTGGCACCTCTGCCCGGTCTCGCAGCCTACGGCGCCAGCAAAGCTGCCCTGCAAGCCTGGTCCAGCTCGCTCAGGCTCGAGCTGAGGAAGTACGGCGTCCAGGTCGTCATGCTCATACCTG GTTCCTTCGCGAAGGAGAGCAATCTTCTGGCCAACCAGGAGAAGCACTTCGACGACATGCGAGCTGGCATGAGCGAGGAGGCGAGAACATTCTACGGCGACTACTTCGAGAGATACGCCCGGTACCTGGAAAGCTTGTCGGGCCCGAAGAAAGTCAGCAAGCTGGAGAACCCCAAGGTGTACGAGGTTTTCGAAGCCGCTCTACTGGACGACAGACCGGCGGCTGTTTACAA GTGCGAGCCTTGGCGTTACACGCTCTATCACACGCTCTTCAGAATCGCGCCGACCCGGCTGAGAGATTGGCTCGTCGAGAGATTCATGCAGATGCCGGCCTGGAACAGATCGTGA